The following coding sequences lie in one Fusibacter sp. A1 genomic window:
- a CDS encoding iron-containing alcohol dehydrogenase, giving the protein MDMFKFVAPEFIFGSNSIQYTGQTLKNLGADHIFIVTDKTVKLLHWFERIIESIVNEKIKYSIYDNVTENPKDIECEQGKIEYLLHQCDVILAIGGGSVMDCAKGIAILVKNPSPILLYEGIDEIHLPIAPLVCIPTTSGSAAEISQFAIITNTEECYKMAIVSKMIVPDFAIIDPETTLTKEFDLTINTGLDVLAHAIESYMSNAASPITKLHALASIELVVKHLELCSKDLLNLEHREAIMLASVHAGLSFSNASLGLVHAMAHALGARYNLTHGQLNGQLLTGVVTYNLIDNPINVDQIIKLFQDELLLSITNLPDLLDTFILRIRKNDNLPNVIFESAEIDDLMMYILNDPCNATNPKDVTSEGVRWLYEFIRERQT; this is encoded by the coding sequence ATGGATATGTTTAAATTTGTCGCACCTGAGTTTATCTTTGGATCCAATTCTATTCAATACACAGGGCAAACACTTAAAAACTTAGGTGCTGATCACATCTTCATTGTAACAGATAAAACAGTGAAATTATTACATTGGTTCGAAAGAATTATTGAGTCTATTGTCAATGAAAAAATCAAGTATAGTATCTACGATAATGTGACAGAAAACCCAAAGGATATAGAATGTGAACAAGGTAAAATTGAATACTTGCTTCATCAATGTGATGTAATTCTTGCCATTGGTGGAGGCAGTGTTATGGATTGTGCGAAAGGTATTGCAATTTTAGTAAAAAACCCAAGTCCAATTTTATTATATGAAGGAATTGATGAAATCCATTTACCGATTGCGCCTCTTGTGTGTATACCAACTACTTCTGGTTCAGCTGCTGAAATATCACAGTTTGCAATTATTACAAATACTGAAGAGTGCTATAAAATGGCAATTGTAAGTAAAATGATTGTACCTGATTTTGCTATTATCGATCCAGAGACAACCTTGACCAAAGAATTCGATTTGACAATAAATACAGGACTGGATGTGCTTGCGCATGCAATAGAATCTTATATGTCAAACGCTGCATCTCCAATTACAAAACTACATGCACTAGCATCCATAGAACTTGTAGTAAAACACCTAGAATTATGTTCAAAAGATTTACTTAATCTTGAACACCGCGAAGCCATAATGCTTGCATCGGTGCATGCCGGATTGTCTTTTTCTAATGCTAGTTTAGGTTTAGTTCATGCAATGGCCCACGCACTAGGTGCGAGATATAATTTGACACACGGTCAACTTAATGGTCAGTTACTTACCGGAGTTGTCACTTATAACTTAATAGATAATCCCATCAACGTCGATCAAATTATTAAACTTTTTCAAGATGAGCTGCTATTAAGTATTACAAATCTTCCAGATTTATTGGATACTTTTATTTTAAGAATAAGGAAAAATGATAACTTGCCTAATGTAATTTTTGAATCAGCTGAAATTGATGATTTGATGATGTATATTTTAAATGATCCTTGTAATGCCACAAATCCAAAAGATGTCACTTCAGAGGGAGTGAGGTGGTTATATGAATTCATCAGAGAAAGACAAACTTAG
- a CDS encoding alkaline phosphatase family protein has protein sequence MIYPKYENSTLSAITSILKYYGIDSQHVSQKAIDEALKKKYKNIVFMIFDGMGESILESHKEVARFLTEHHRTTLSSVFPSTTTAAIISLESGLSPIEHGWLGWSLYFKEVDANVSVFPNTLSGSQGEPAADYHLGRRHMPYQDVLDQINGISHGKFHAVRVSPFSDIKPSSVSEMCEKVISISKEQKETCIFTYWPQPDFDMHDLGTKHEKISAIMKDINNQVQDMCSKLKDTLVIITADHGLIDTKWRFLMDYPELVDCFSRRPSVETRASSFFIKEGFTKQFKLLFNDLFKDEFLLFSKEEILKQNLFGTGVPHERCNDFIGDYVAVAISNYSFEYNRVDENTLFKATHAGLTEEEMNVPLIIVPIK, from the coding sequence ATGATCTATCCTAAATATGAAAACAGTACTTTGTCGGCAATAACATCCATTTTAAAGTATTATGGTATTGACTCTCAACATGTTAGTCAAAAGGCAATTGATGAAGCACTTAAAAAGAAGTATAAGAATATAGTCTTTATGATTTTTGATGGAATGGGAGAATCCATACTAGAGAGTCACAAAGAAGTCGCTAGGTTTTTAACAGAGCACCACCGCACGACATTATCTTCTGTATTTCCATCTACAACAACAGCAGCTATTATTTCTTTAGAAAGTGGATTGTCACCTATCGAACATGGTTGGTTAGGTTGGAGTCTATACTTTAAAGAAGTTGATGCAAATGTAAGTGTATTTCCAAATACACTGAGTGGTTCTCAAGGGGAGCCAGCAGCTGATTATCATTTAGGAAGAAGGCATATGCCTTATCAAGATGTTCTTGATCAAATTAATGGGATTAGTCATGGAAAATTTCATGCTGTTAGAGTATCGCCATTTTCTGATATAAAACCAAGTAGTGTAAGTGAGATGTGCGAAAAGGTCATAAGTATAAGTAAGGAACAGAAGGAAACTTGTATCTTTACCTACTGGCCACAACCAGATTTTGATATGCATGACCTAGGCACAAAACATGAGAAAATAAGCGCGATTATGAAAGATATCAACAATCAAGTTCAGGATATGTGTTCAAAATTAAAAGACACACTGGTAATCATCACAGCTGATCACGGATTAATTGATACAAAATGGCGATTCTTAATGGACTATCCAGAATTGGTTGACTGTTTTAGTAGAAGACCATCAGTCGAAACGAGAGCTTCTTCCTTCTTCATCAAAGAAGGATTTACAAAACAGTTCAAACTACTTTTTAATGACTTGTTTAAAGATGAATTTTTACTCTTTTCCAAAGAAGAAATACTTAAGCAAAATCTATTTGGTACAGGAGTTCCCCATGAACGATGTAATGACTTCATAGGAGATTATGTTGCAGTTGCCATTAGTAATTATAGCTTCGAATACAATAGAGTGGATGAAAACACCTTGTTTAAAGCAACACATGCAGGTTTAACAGAAGAGGAAATGAATGTCCCACTTATCATTGTTCCTATTAAATAA
- a CDS encoding HD domain-containing protein, whose protein sequence is MRSLKVLPKDKALEYLIEANKMNPGLWYEHSLNAGQAAWLIASACDDLNEELAYVLGVLHDIGRREGKSHLKHVTDGYRYMMKEGYSSVARICLTHSFPNPNIDEYLGHKDSSDDDLNFLKQYLDDVVYDDYDRLIQLCDALADTKGFCLVEKRLLETGIRLGATEHTRQKWKSYLDLVAYFSKKAGMSVYKLLPGVVENTFDFNQY, encoded by the coding sequence ATGAGATCACTAAAAGTACTACCTAAAGACAAAGCTTTAGAATACCTGATAGAAGCAAACAAGATGAACCCTGGATTATGGTACGAACATAGCTTAAATGCAGGGCAAGCCGCTTGGCTAATTGCGAGTGCTTGTGATGATTTGAATGAAGAGCTAGCCTATGTCTTAGGAGTTTTACATGACATTGGTAGAAGAGAGGGCAAATCACATCTAAAGCATGTAACAGATGGCTATAGGTATATGATGAAAGAGGGTTATAGCTCAGTTGCAAGAATATGTTTAACACATTCATTTCCAAATCCAAACATTGATGAGTACTTAGGTCACAAGGACAGTTCTGATGATGACCTGAACTTTCTTAAGCAGTATCTTGATGATGTAGTATACGATGATTATGATAGGTTAATTCAGCTGTGTGATGCCTTAGCTGACACTAAAGGCTTTTGCCTTGTAGAAAAACGCCTATTAGAAACGGGCATACGGCTAGGGGCTACAGAACATACAAGACAAAAGTGGAAAAGTTACCTTGATTTAGTTGCGTATTTTAGCAAGAAAGCTGGCATGTCAGTTTACAAGCTTTTACCTGGAGTTGTTGAAAATACGTTTGATTTCAATCAGTACTAA
- a CDS encoding GDSL-type esterase/lipase family protein produces MIKKLVCLGDSLTQGYEIDLSARWTQGLKEKLNCEVVNKGISGDTTAGMLARFYHDVVSEKPSHVLIMGGTNDLFFDISFRQIIYNIFAMTRQAKFNGIEVIIGIPPMSYADLDSSDESIIASDRKHSKRVEDYRRLLMEYCTQDERSFIDFNEFLTPDDFIADKLHPNEAGQLLMRDSVIKGLSSFLNE; encoded by the coding sequence ATGATAAAAAAACTAGTGTGTTTAGGAGACAGTCTGACCCAAGGGTATGAAATTGACTTATCCGCTAGGTGGACTCAAGGCTTAAAAGAGAAATTGAACTGCGAGGTTGTTAATAAAGGTATTTCTGGAGATACAACCGCTGGAATGCTGGCAAGATTCTATCATGATGTCGTTAGCGAAAAGCCTAGCCATGTTTTAATAATGGGGGGAACCAACGACTTGTTCTTTGATATTTCCTTTAGGCAAATTATTTACAATATATTTGCCATGACAAGACAGGCCAAGTTTAATGGAATAGAAGTTATCATTGGCATTCCGCCAATGTCCTATGCAGACCTTGACTCAAGTGATGAGAGTATAATTGCTTCGGATAGAAAGCATTCAAAACGTGTTGAGGACTACAGACGACTCTTAATGGAGTATTGTACCCAAGATGAACGTTCGTTTATAGATTTTAATGAGTTTTTAACACCTGATGACTTCATTGCAGATAAGTTACACCCCAATGAAGCAGGTCAATTACTCATGAGAGACAGTGTGATTAAAGGCTTATCAAGTTTTTTGAACGAGTGA
- a CDS encoding YdcF family protein, giving the protein MRNSTYKKISIRLIAGVIIFVIFIISSTYPLIHSEKTSEIEDLSNTDILIVLGAGLWGDRVSPQLALRLKTAFEIIRQNDHMTIIVSGGQGPDELVSEAQAMKDYLVKLGVDKNRILLEDKSTSTFENITYSLELIKKNQLSYDKLAFVTTDFHVYRAKMLFKRLGMQVEGKSAPNIASIVVKNNVREVFALIKDFLVSH; this is encoded by the coding sequence ATGAGAAATTCAACATATAAAAAAATAAGCATAAGGCTAATTGCAGGAGTAATCATCTTCGTGATATTCATCATATCATCTACATACCCTTTAATACATTCAGAGAAGACTTCTGAGATTGAGGACCTTTCAAATACAGATATTCTTATTGTTTTAGGAGCTGGACTTTGGGGAGATCGGGTATCGCCTCAATTAGCGCTTAGACTCAAGACGGCGTTTGAGATCATCAGACAGAATGATCATATGACGATCATCGTATCAGGTGGACAAGGACCGGATGAACTAGTGAGTGAAGCCCAAGCCATGAAAGACTACTTGGTGAAACTAGGGGTGGATAAAAATCGAATCCTATTAGAAGACAAGTCGACCTCAACATTTGAGAACATCACCTATTCATTAGAACTCATTAAGAAAAACCAGTTAAGCTACGATAAGTTAGCGTTTGTTACAACTGACTTTCATGTCTATAGGGCAAAGATGTTATTTAAAAGACTTGGCATGCAAGTTGAGGGAAAATCAGCACCAAATATTGCGAGTATTGTTGTGAAAAATAACGTAAGAGAGGTTTTTGCATTAATTAAGGATTTTTTAGTATCACACTAG
- a CDS encoding phosphotransferase family protein — protein MTSDKTVAKLIREFKLDVSTISPVPESFSSTVHMLELASGQKVILKIPYSKSKLHREKPILESLQGKLPVPKLLNFWEGDEDITGALLLSYIDGEPIVGPVSEHLAYDMGRLLAEMHQIPMKDFELVEGVHLNWWDSVKTRFYEWYSECEGHLDDNFLKRCASRFEEMFINLPPADGPAMIHFDYRPGNILVKDKKIVGLIDFESSRGGSRDIDFTKVKVYMWDLYKGTKESFISGYTSIRALPDISNTLDFYLFFNGFGGLAWCIRRNKTDDEFFTENYEQVCQYL, from the coding sequence ATGACAAGCGATAAAACCGTTGCAAAACTGATACGAGAATTCAAACTGGATGTCTCTACGATTTCACCAGTACCTGAATCCTTTAGCTCAACAGTTCATATGCTTGAACTTGCCAGTGGTCAAAAGGTCATTCTTAAAATTCCCTACAGCAAATCTAAATTACATCGAGAAAAGCCCATTTTAGAATCTTTGCAAGGCAAGTTGCCCGTTCCAAAGCTCCTCAATTTTTGGGAGGGTGATGAGGACATCACAGGGGCTTTACTCCTGTCTTACATCGATGGAGAACCCATTGTTGGTCCAGTTTCTGAACACTTGGCCTATGACATGGGTAGACTCCTTGCCGAAATGCATCAAATCCCCATGAAGGATTTTGAACTGGTTGAAGGGGTCCACTTAAACTGGTGGGACTCTGTTAAAACCAGGTTTTACGAGTGGTATTCGGAGTGTGAAGGGCATCTTGATGACAACTTTTTAAAGAGGTGTGCCAGTAGGTTCGAGGAAATGTTTATAAACCTGCCACCAGCGGATGGTCCTGCCATGATTCACTTTGATTATCGCCCGGGTAACATCCTAGTTAAAGATAAAAAAATTGTAGGCTTGATTGATTTTGAAAGTTCCAGAGGCGGTTCACGTGATATTGATTTTACTAAAGTGAAGGTTTATATGTGGGATCTTTATAAGGGAACAAAGGAATCCTTTATAAGTGGTTACACGAGTATACGAGCGCTTCCTGATATAAGCAACACTCTTGACTTTTACTTGTTCTTCAATGGTTTTGGTGGCCTTGCTTGGTGTATTAGAAGAAATAAGACAGATGACGAGTTTTTTACTGAGAATTACGAGCAAGTCTGTCAGTATTTATAG
- a CDS encoding DUF3179 domain-containing protein encodes MFENYNQLGIYKISDLMKKLWFIIILLIFIMGCSPQKSGQNKADDLSIGSSTDEPLKASDDEFRQTLIDNIQSGGPPPDGIPPIEEGLYESVDEANKWLNDYDRIFIYETNEEVYLFPQRILVWHEIVNLKSLENPVALTYCPLTGSVIAYDYPSEYDTSFGTSGSLINSNLLMYDRATNAYISQIDGVGLTGDLKGYVLISQPTFWSDWQHVKVAYPNALVLTDETGFLRDYKTDPYGSYNDIKSNNYYYNEGVIFPVMNQDHNNTFKAKASIIGLKHKESYLALNPVKAQKDTPFTFEFEGTDFSALYDDRIGAVRLYVTPQGEALNFEDDLIRSKSGLEWTPLGQAIGNHENLQSPQYFEVMWFAWYAFYPQTEVIR; translated from the coding sequence TTGTTTGAAAACTATAATCAATTGGGTATATATAAAATAAGTGATCTTATGAAAAAGTTATGGTTTATCATCATTCTTCTTATTTTTATCATGGGGTGTAGCCCGCAAAAGTCCGGTCAAAATAAGGCCGATGATTTGAGCATTGGGAGCTCTACTGATGAACCCTTAAAAGCAAGTGATGATGAATTCAGGCAAACACTCATTGACAACATTCAAAGCGGCGGTCCCCCACCTGATGGGATTCCTCCAATAGAAGAAGGTCTTTATGAATCAGTTGATGAAGCAAATAAATGGCTCAATGACTATGATAGAATTTTTATCTATGAAACAAATGAGGAAGTCTACCTGTTCCCACAACGCATATTAGTGTGGCATGAAATTGTAAACCTCAAATCATTAGAAAATCCAGTTGCTCTTACTTACTGTCCTTTAACAGGTTCAGTCATTGCCTATGACTATCCAAGTGAATATGACACTAGTTTTGGTACTAGTGGCAGTCTCATTAACAGTAATTTGCTTATGTATGACCGTGCAACCAATGCCTATATCTCTCAAATTGATGGTGTTGGACTCACAGGAGACCTAAAAGGTTATGTACTCATATCACAACCAACCTTTTGGTCTGATTGGCAGCATGTAAAAGTCGCATATCCAAATGCCTTAGTACTCACAGATGAGACAGGCTTTCTTAGGGATTATAAGACTGATCCATATGGATCGTATAATGATATAAAAAGTAATAACTACTACTATAATGAAGGCGTCATTTTTCCAGTTATGAACCAAGACCATAACAATACATTTAAGGCAAAGGCAAGTATTATTGGACTAAAACACAAGGAATCTTACTTAGCACTTAACCCTGTTAAAGCACAAAAAGACACCCCCTTTACTTTTGAGTTTGAAGGGACTGACTTTTCAGCTTTGTATGATGACCGCATAGGTGCAGTGAGATTGTATGTTACTCCTCAAGGGGAGGCATTAAACTTTGAAGATGACCTTATAAGGAGTAAATCAGGATTAGAATGGACCCCGCTTGGCCAAGCCATAGGAAACCATGAAAATCTCCAAAGTCCTCAGTATTTTGAAGTGATGTGGTTTGCATGGTATGCCTTTTATCCACAGACAGAGGTGATTAGATGA